The Thermoclostridium stercorarium subsp. stercorarium DSM 8532 genome contains a region encoding:
- a CDS encoding TldD/PmbA family protein yields MLTTGEMEKILQTALSGGGDFAELFFEDKDELNIKCSQQVLKGVTSVHIFGAGIYVLSGTRSVYVYTNNLSYSGLLDAARRAAELLDSCERLDRGQIIFSMQRVKNPNSVTEYPGTVPILKKIQVVRETDAAARSTGHTVRQLNVDYFDTDQRILIVNSEGLYAEDRRITTRLRIQATVEDGNNSHYEWADFPSPHGFETFRDKNDYISFARNFINDMADSLHAVTVPSCVVPVVFEAGSCGVLWHEACGHPLEATAIAANNSDFVGKLGQKVASTKVTIIDDGSIPGMYGSAAIDDEGHPTQKNVLIENGILKGYLCDRLGGRKLNMPSTGSGRRQGYMFPPAARMTNTYLAPGTDDEDEMIRTIDEGLFVKRLGGGDSGREFSVAVTEGYWIKDGKIGPRVKGLTLNARGIDLINKVDRVGSKLKPDSGGFCGSVSGLVTTTSFQPRIRVSSMTVGGEG; encoded by the coding sequence TTGTTAACGACGGGTGAAATGGAAAAAATCCTTCAGACTGCTCTTTCGGGCGGCGGAGATTTTGCAGAGCTTTTCTTCGAAGACAAGGACGAGTTAAATATAAAATGTTCCCAGCAGGTTTTGAAGGGCGTAACCAGCGTGCACATCTTTGGAGCTGGAATTTATGTGCTTTCGGGAACACGGAGTGTGTATGTTTACACGAATAATTTATCCTATTCAGGACTTCTGGACGCCGCAAGAAGAGCAGCGGAACTGCTGGATTCCTGCGAAAGGCTGGACAGAGGGCAAATTATTTTTTCAATGCAACGTGTGAAGAACCCTAACTCGGTAACCGAATATCCCGGAACTGTACCCATTTTGAAAAAAATTCAGGTGGTAAGGGAAACCGATGCCGCCGCAAGGAGCACAGGGCACACCGTAAGGCAGCTGAATGTTGATTATTTCGATACCGATCAGCGAATCCTTATAGTGAACAGCGAGGGATTATACGCCGAAGACAGGCGGATAACAACCCGGTTGCGTATACAGGCCACTGTAGAGGATGGAAACAACAGCCATTACGAATGGGCCGACTTTCCAAGCCCGCACGGTTTTGAAACATTCAGAGACAAAAATGATTATATTTCCTTTGCAAGGAATTTCATTAATGATATGGCCGACAGTCTCCATGCCGTAACCGTTCCGTCCTGCGTCGTTCCTGTCGTCTTTGAAGCCGGCTCATGCGGGGTATTATGGCATGAAGCCTGCGGGCATCCGCTGGAGGCGACTGCAATTGCGGCGAATAACAGCGATTTTGTCGGAAAACTGGGCCAGAAGGTTGCTTCTACAAAAGTCACGATTATTGACGACGGTTCGATACCGGGGATGTATGGTTCGGCCGCCATTGATGATGAGGGGCATCCGACACAAAAAAACGTACTGATTGAAAACGGGATCCTGAAGGGGTATTTGTGTGACAGACTGGGCGGCAGAAAACTGAACATGCCGTCTACGGGCAGCGGAAGACGTCAGGGGTATATGTTCCCTCCCGCCGCAAGGATGACCAACACATACCTGGCTCCGGGCACCGATGATGAGGATGAGATGATCAGGACAATTGACGAGGGGCTTTTTGTAAAACGTTTGGGCGGCGGTGACAGCGGAAGGGAATTCTCGGTAGCGGTGACCGAAGGCTACTGGATAAAGGACGGAAAAATAGGCCCCCGGGTAAAAGGTCTGACACTTAATGCAAGAGGCATTGACCTGATAAACAAGGTGGATCGGGTAGGAAGCAAGTTAAAACCCGACAGCGGAGGTTTTTGCGGTTCTGTTTCGGGGCTCGTTACTACAACAAGCTTTCAGCCGAGAATACGCGTTTCGTCGATGACTGTAGGCGGGGAGGGATAA